GCGTAACCAACACTTTTACGTCTTTGTTGAACTCTTTTTTGAGTGTGGTTTTTGCTCTTTTGGGTGCGGTGGGTGCGTTTGTTGTGCTTCAGGACACTTTTAACACGGTGTGGGACGTACATTTGCCCAAAGGCAGAAGCCTTAAAATCAGGATTCGGGAAAGGCTTGTCCCGTTTGTTCTAATTGCAGTTTCAACAGTGCTTGTTATCGGCTGGTTAGAGTACACCACTTTGCTTTTTGATTCCATCAGCAGTGCCCTTAGCCGCGTGACAGGAACGTTTGCTGCTTCCGCGTTTTTTTTCATAATTCAGCTGCTGTTTTCGTTTGCGTCTGCGGTTCTTCTGTTTGCCATAGTTTTCAAACAGATTCCCGACGTTAAAATCGAATGGGGCGA
This sequence is a window from Candidatus Bathyarchaeota archaeon. Protein-coding genes within it:
- a CDS encoding YihY/virulence factor BrkB family protein, translated to MNRKELWLIAKAAFRKWQDNNATIRAAALAFFVVLPLPSVLLITVLLYSQFYGSTQGTEQLIAQIQAIAGPTIASLFSRLLEGVTNTFTSLLNSFLSVVFALLGAVGAFVVLQDTFNTVWDVHLPKGRSLKIRIRERLVPFVLIAVSTVLVIGWLEYTTLLFDSISSALSRVTGTFAASAFFFIIQLLFSFASAVLLFAIVFKQIPDVKIEWG